The Streptomyces sp. NBC_00576 genome contains the following window.
GGCGCCTGCCGAGACGCTCCTCGTTCGGCCGCAGTCATGTGCACGCGGTGGCCGGCTGCTACTTCGTCGCGTCCTTCGCCGCCCTCGGCCTGCCCCCGTATCTCACCCAGATCCTCCCCGAGTTCGGCGACCACGCCGCGCGCTGGGCCGGGGTGCTGTACGTGGTCCCGACGGTGTTCGGCGCGCTCGGCGCCCCCCTCTGGGGCCGGCTCGCCGACCGCTTCGGCCGTAAACGGCTGCTGCTGCGCGCCCAGTTGGGCCTCGCTGTCGCCTTCCTGCTCGCCGGCTGGGCCGACTCGCTGGCCACATTCACCGTCGCGCTGATCCTCCAGGGCGTCCTCGGCGGCACCTTCGCCGCGTCCAACGGCTATCTGGGCGCCGCACTGGAGGGCCCCGCCCTGTCGAAGGCGCTCACCCTGATGCAGGGCAGTGCCCGGGCCGCGCTGGTCGTCGCGCCGATCGTCGTCGGCTCGCTGTCGGGCTGGCTGTCACCGCACCGCCAGTACGCGCTGCTGGCCGTACTCCCGCTGACCGCCGCCCTGTTGCTCGCCGCGCTGCCCGAACCGGGCGAGGAGCAGGCCGCCGAGTCCATACCCGAGACCACCGCGCCCGCGTCCGCGCCGGTGGTCTCCCTTCGCACCCTGTATGCCCTGGAGTTCGCGTTCGTGTTCTCCACCGTCATCTCCTTCCCCTATCTGATCTCCCTGGTCGAGGACCAACTGCCGGATACGTCGGCCACGTTGTCCGGTGTCCTCTTCGCCCTCCCCCACCTGGTCTATCTGGTGTCGGCGCTGGCGGTGCACGCCGCCGTCCGGGACCGGCCCCGGACCGGGATGGTCCTCGGCTTCGCCTGTATCGCGCTCGGACTGGCGGGACACGGCATCGCCGACTCGCTGACCACGCTGATCGCCGTACGACTGGTCCTCGGGGTGGGGCTCACGCTCGGCCTGGTCTCCCTGTCCGTGCTGGCCGCCGACTGCGCCAAGGGCCGCGCGCCCGGCGGGATGTTCGGGTCGCTGGAGTTCTTCTCCAAGGCCGGCGCGGTCGCCGCCGGTCTCGCCGCGGCGGCGGGCAGCGCCCGTTTCGGCCCGGCCGCGCCGGTGCTGACCGGCAGCGGAGCTGCCGCCCTCACCGTGCTTGCCTCCCTCTTCCTCCTCAACCCCCACTCGCACCGCGCCCGTTGGAGCCGTTGATGCCCTCGCTGACCGACTCGCCCGACACCACCGCCGTTTCCGCCGAACTCGCCACTGTCGAACTCCCCACCGCCGACGACGTGGTGACCCACACCCTCCTCAACTGCCTGCTGCGCGAGGTGTCGGGCCCGGAACGCCAGACCGTCGTCGACGTCGGCCACCTGCTGCTCCGCCTGCCCCGCCGCGGAGTTCTCCTACGGGTCAGCCTGCGCCGTACGTCACTCCTGGGCGCCCACCGCTTCACCGGCCCGGTGAGCGAGCAGGCCGGGGACGGCTGGGCGGTGGTGGACTGGCGGCGCCTGGCCGAGTACACGCGCGACGAGCTGTCCCTGCGGACCGGGGAACGCAACGACGAGTTCCTGGAGCAGATCGCCTCCAGCCACCAGGCCGTCACGGCCGCCCTGGCCTACGGGCGCCCCGCCGGACCGGTGGACGGTCACCTCGCCGCCTACCTCGCCTCCGAGCAGTCCCTGCTGTTCGGCCACCGCTTCCACCCCACGCCCAAGGCCCGCACCGGCGACCCGCGAGCCTGGTCGGTCTACGCTCCGGAGACCGGGGCCGTCTTCCCACTGCGGCACCTCGCCGTACGCGCCCACCTGATCGCCGAGGAGTGCGCCGACCCCTGGGCCACCGCAGCGCTGGACGGTCAGCGCACGGACGTCCCCGACGGTTACCGGCTGCTGCCCACGCACCCCTGGCAGTACGACACCCTGCGCGAACACCCGCTGCTGCGGGCCGCGTTGGAGCGCGGCGACATCCTGGACCTCGGGCCGGGCGGGCGCCCCTTCGCGGCCACCGCGTCCGTGCGCACCCTGTACGACGGCGAGACGTTCCTCAAGTTCAGCCTGAACGTGCGGATCACCAACTGCCTGCGAAAGAACAGCAGTTACGAGCTGTCCGGCGCCGTCGCCCTCACCCGTGCCCTCGCCCCGGCCCTCACCGACCTCGCCGAGCGCTTCCCCGGCAGCGCGGTGCTCCGCGAGCCCGCCTACCGCACGCTCGCCCTGCCCGGCCCCGACGGCACCCCGGACCGCGACCTCTTCGAGGGCTTTGGCGTGATCGTCCGCGAGGGCCTGGCCCGACACCTCGCACCGGGGGCAACTCCCCTGCTCGCGGCGGCGGTTGCCGACGAGTACCCGTCGAGCCCCGCGCACGTCTCCCGGCTGCTGACCGACGCGGACCCGGACACGGCCCTCGACTGGTGGTCGGCGTACCTCGAACTGCTCGTCCCGCCCGTCCTGGCCGCCTACTTCGACCACGGGCTGGTCCTGGAACCGCATCTCCAGAACGTGCTGATCTGCGTGGGCGCTGACGGCCGCCCCCTCCAGGTGCTCTTCCGGGACCTGGAGGGCACCAAGCTGGTCCCCGAGCACCACACCGACACACTCACCGGCGTACCGGCCGAGGTCGCGGGCCCGATGACGTACGACGCGCAGCGCGGCTGGGACCGGGTCGTCTACTGCCTGCTCGTCAACCACATCGCCGAACTCCTCGCCGCCCTGGCCGACCTGCACCCGGAGGCCGAGGCCGCGCTGTGGGCGCGGGTGCGCGACACGCTCCGGACGTACGCCGACCGTTCCGGCTGCCCGCCCCGGCTCGCCGCGCTGCTCGCGGGAGTTCCGCTGCCGGCGAAGGCCAACCTGCTCACCCGCTGGGAGCGCAAGGCGGACCGCGAGGCAGGATACGTTCGGCTGCCGTCCCCGCTCGCCGAGGACATCCTGCGCGACACACCCCGGAGCACCCGATGACTCTCGCCGTGCGCGACCACGCGCTGTCCCTGCCCGCCAGCGAACTGCCTGCATACGTCTACGACTTGACGGAGCTGCGCAGTCATGCGGCGATGGTCCGGGCGGCGCTGCCCGAGCGGGTCGAGCTGTACTACGCGGCCAAGGCCAACCCGGAGCCGGAGATCCTGGCCGCGCTCTCACCGTACGTCGACGGCTACGAGGTCTCCTCCGGCGGCGAACTCGCCCATGTCGCCGACGCGGTACCGGGCCGGCCGCTGGCGTTCGGCGGGCCCGGCAAGACACCGGACGAGGTACTGAGCGCGCTGAAGCTGGGCGTCGACCGGTTCCACGTCGAGAGCGAGCACGAGCTGCGTATGCTCGCCGAGTTGACGCGCCAGGTCGGGCCCGGGCACCGGGCGGCGGTGCTGGTGCGCGTCAACATCCCGGTGTCCGACGGCTCGTTGGCCGGCAGCTCGCTGACGATGGGCGGCCGGCCGACCCCCTTCGGGCTCGACCCGGCCGGGGCCGCGCCGGTGCTGCGGGCGCTGACGGACGGGACGTACCCGCAGCTCGAACTGCGCGGAGTCCACGCCCATCTGGCGAGCGGACTCGACGCCCGGGAGCAGCTGGCGGTGGCCGAGTCCGTGGTCACCTGGGCGGCAGGGCTCGGGGTGTGCCTCGCCGAGGTGAACGTCGGCGGCGGGATGGCCGTCGACTACGCGGCCCCGGCCGACCGCTTCGACTGGGCGGCGTTCGGCAGGGGCCTGGCGTGGCTGACCGAGGCGTACCCGGAACTGACCCTGCGCATCGAGCCGGGCCGGGCGCTGACCGCGTATTGCGGCTGGTACGCCACCGAGGTGCTGGATGTGAAGCGCAGCCACGGCGAGGAGTTCGCGGTCGTCCGGGGCGGCACCCACCATCTGCGCACCCCGGCGACGAAGGGCCACGACCAGCCCTGCACGGTGCTGCCGGTGGACACCTGGCCGTACCCGTGGCCACGCCCGGAGGCCGAGGACTCCCGGGTCACGCTGGCCGGCCAGCTGTGCACCCCGAAGGACGTCCTGGCCCGGCGGGTCCCCGCGCCCGGACTGCGGGCGGGCGACCGGGTGCTGTTCTCGCTGGCGGGCGCCTACGCGTGGAACATCTCCCACCACGACTTCCTGATGCACCCGAGGCCCGGCTTCCACTTCCTGGGCACGGAGCCCGGGGCAGCGAACCAGCCGGGATAGCACACACGTACGACACGGGTGTGGGCCGCCCGGTCCGGCCGGGCGGCCCACATACCTCAGAACGTACGTACGTTCGTCAGGCCTCGATACCCGGCAGCAGGCCGGTCACGGGGGCGGCCAGGTCGGTCACCTGGTGCAGCTGGTTGACGTCACTCAGACGGTTGAGCGAGCTCAGCTGGCTGGAGACCCGGGGCAGGTCGTCCTGGTACTGGGCGGGAATCTCGCTCACGGCGAGCGAGTCGAGCTGGGCGATCGGGTTCAGCTTGCCCGCGTTCTGGTCGGCGGCGGGAGCCGCGCTCGCCAGCGGGGCGGCGAGGCCGGTGACGCCGACGGCAAGACCAACGGCGGCGGCGATTCGTCGTGTTGAGATCATGCAATCAGCAACGTCCGGCGCCCCGCACCGGACACGGGCACCCCGCCCCGCTCACTCGTCAGGCTCATCATCCGTCTGCGCTTGCCGAGGTTCCCAGGACGGAGGACGCTCGGGAGGAGAGGTCCCTCGCGGCCCGCGCCCGATCGGGCCGCGGCCCTCGGAGGAGGTCACCATGGGCACCGCGGCAAACCCCGCATTCGACACCGAAGCACTGCGCCGGGGCATCGAAGGACAGGACGCGACGGCACTGCTGTCGCTCTACGCCGACGACGCCGAACTACGCGTCGTCGACCGCAACACCCAGCCCAGCCACCCGATGGTCAAGCACGGGCGCGACGAGATCGGCGCCATGCTCAACGATGTGTACGGCAGGGACATGACCCACAAGCTGGAACAGGTCATCGTCCAGGGCGACCAGGTCGCCTACACCGAGTCCTGCGAGTACCCGGACGGAGTCCGTGTCCTGGCCAGCGCGATGCTGTCCCTGCGCGACGGCAAGATCGTCGACCAGACCGTGCTGCAGGCCTGGGACGAGGAGGGCGGGTGAGGCCCTCGGTGAGACTGAACTAGGCTGAACTCCGGGTCGTGACTGGCGCTGAGGTGGAGCACCACCGGGGAGCGGCCCGCGCGGAGGCCTGTGTTTCTCCGTGGACGCGGAGTGCGTGCCGTGCGCCTGGGCGATGACGACTGTCAGCTCAGGAGTGCTCATGTCCCAGGCCCGTCCGGCCCGTCTCATGGACGGCACCTCGCTCGCCCGACGTATCGTCGAGGACACCGCGAAGAAGGCCGCCGACCTCATCGACCGCACGGGCACGACGCCCTGTCTGGCGACGGTGCTGGTGGGGGCGGACCCCGCCTCCGTCACCTACGTCCGCATGAAGCAGAACCGCTGCCGCAAGGCCGGCATCGAGTCCCGCCATGTGGAGCTGCCCGCCGCCACGACCACCGGGGAACTGGTCGCCGCGCTGCGCGCCCTCTCGGACGACTCCGGTGTGCACGGCATTCTGCTCCAGCACCCGATGGGCGAGCACATCGACGAACGGGCAGCGTTCGAGGCGATCGCGCCCGAGAAGGACGTCGACGGCGTCACCTTCGCCTCCTTCGCGACGATGAGCTTCGGCCTGCCGGGCTTCGTTTCCTGCACTCCCGGCGGCATCATGCGCCTCCTCGACGAGTACGAGGTCGACCCGTCCGGCAGGCGGGCCGTGGTGGTGGGCCGCAGCGCGATCCTCGGCAAGCCGGTCGGCATGCTGCTCCTGGGCCGCGACGCGACCGTCACGTACTGCCACTCACGGACGGCGGACCTGCCGTCCGCCGTCCGCGAGGCGGACATCGTGGTCGCCGCCGTTGGCCGGCCCCGGCTGATCCGGGGCGAGGACATCAAACCCGGCGCCGTCGTGATCGACGCCGGGTACAACCCCGGGAACATCGGCGACGTCGACTTCGACTCCGCCGTCGAACGGGCCGGGCTGATCACCCCGGTGCCGGGCGGCGTCGGTCCGATGACCATCGCGACGCTGCTGGAACAGACCGTCGACGCCGCCGCCCGGCAGCTCGGGCCGGGCCGGCGGATCAGGTCGGGGGACAGCTTCGGTGCCTGATCAGCGCAGGTGGGCGCCCGCCGCGGAGCCGCCGATGTCACAGCAGCCCCGCGTCTCCGGCATCATCCGCCGGACAGGTCCGTGGGGCGTGATCAGCGCATCCAGGCGCTGTAGTCCATGACATCGCCCGCTTTGAGGCCCCATTCGGGCTCGGCGGTGGTGGCGGTGTTCTCCAGGCCGAGAACGGCACCGGTGACCGGTTCCATGATCAGCATCTGGCGGGAGCCGTGTCCGTCGTACACATACGCCTGCCCGGGCCGCCCGAGCCGGTCCGTCACCCCGCCGACGGGCCGCAGCCCCTCGGCGTCCGCCAGCAGCCGGGCGACGGCCGCGTCCTCCCGGGCCCCGAGCGTCCAGTGGTCGAGCAACACCCGTACGGCGTCCAGGAGTTCCGGGGTCGTCAAGGCAGTGCTCTGGTACTGCGCCTCCTGAAGGTAGGCCTCCAGCCGCCCCGGGTCGTGCGGCGGCGTCGACTCGGGCGGCGCGTCGCTCCAGCTCGGCCCGAACGTCTGCTCGCTGATGACGTGCCCGTCCTCGACCAGCCCGGGTTCGCCGTCGCCCTCGCTGAGGACCGGCCGGCCAGGATGCCGTGGGTCGGTCGCCACGACCAGCTCCGTATGGCTCGCATCGGCCTGCCAGCGCACGACGCGCTCCACGGGCAGCGTGATCGGGGGCTTGTCCTCCGACATGCCCATGCTCCACGTCTGTACGTGGGTGCCCTTCAGGAGTTTCGGTGAGCCGTCCTCGGCTGCCGCGTCGGCGAGCTCGGCCATCCTTGCCAGGGGTACGGGGGTGGAGCCGGCCTGTACGAGCAGCGGGCGGGGAGCGGCCACCGCCGGGGTGGTGTTCGGGCCCGCGAAGAGCAGGGTCAGCGCGGTCGCCGCGACGACCGCGATGGTCGCGAGGCTCCACGTCCAGCGGGTGCGGCGACGGCTGAACGGGCCGCTGCCGTACAGCAGTTGGTTGAGCCGGCGTTCCGCGTCGTGGTCCAGTGGTCCGTCGCCGAAGTGGGGGCCGTCCGCCGGTACCGGGTTGGCGCCGCGCAGCAGGTCGAGTTCGTCAGGCATGGCCGTGTTCCTTCGAGGAGTTCACGTCGGCGGCGAGCGCGGGGCGCATCCGGTCGATCTCGGTTCTCAGCCGGCGCCGGGCCCGGTGCAGCCGCATCGCCGCCGCGCGCGTACCGCAGCCCAGGGCCACGGCGACCTCGTCGACGGCGAGTTCCTCCCAGGCCGTCAGGCGCAGTACCTCCTGGTCGGCCTGGGTGAGCCGGGCAAGCGCCTCGTGCACCCAGGCGCCCGGCGACTCGGCGTCGGGGCTCGCCACGACCTGCCTGCCGTGCGCCGTCTCGTCGTTGCCCAGCCGGTCGACGAGCCGACGGCGGCGGCCCTGGCCGCGTACCGCGTTGGCCAGGCAGTTGCGTGCCACACCGTACAGCCAGGGCAGCGGGGACGCCGGAAGGTCGCCGCGGCGCCGCCAGGCGACGGTGA
Protein-coding sequences here:
- a CDS encoding MFS transporter, which encodes MSAETWRLPRRSSFGRSHVHAVAGCYFVASFAALGLPPYLTQILPEFGDHAARWAGVLYVVPTVFGALGAPLWGRLADRFGRKRLLLRAQLGLAVAFLLAGWADSLATFTVALILQGVLGGTFAASNGYLGAALEGPALSKALTLMQGSARAALVVAPIVVGSLSGWLSPHRQYALLAVLPLTAALLLAALPEPGEEQAAESIPETTAPASAPVVSLRTLYALEFAFVFSTVISFPYLISLVEDQLPDTSATLSGVLFALPHLVYLVSALAVHAAVRDRPRTGMVLGFACIALGLAGHGIADSLTTLIAVRLVLGVGLTLGLVSLSVLAADCAKGRAPGGMFGSLEFFSKAGAVAAGLAAAAGSARFGPAAPVLTGSGAAALTVLASLFLLNPHSHRARWSR
- a CDS encoding IucA/IucC family protein, producing MPSLTDSPDTTAVSAELATVELPTADDVVTHTLLNCLLREVSGPERQTVVDVGHLLLRLPRRGVLLRVSLRRTSLLGAHRFTGPVSEQAGDGWAVVDWRRLAEYTRDELSLRTGERNDEFLEQIASSHQAVTAALAYGRPAGPVDGHLAAYLASEQSLLFGHRFHPTPKARTGDPRAWSVYAPETGAVFPLRHLAVRAHLIAEECADPWATAALDGQRTDVPDGYRLLPTHPWQYDTLREHPLLRAALERGDILDLGPGGRPFAATASVRTLYDGETFLKFSLNVRITNCLRKNSSYELSGAVALTRALAPALTDLAERFPGSAVLREPAYRTLALPGPDGTPDRDLFEGFGVIVREGLARHLAPGATPLLAAAVADEYPSSPAHVSRLLTDADPDTALDWWSAYLELLVPPVLAAYFDHGLVLEPHLQNVLICVGADGRPLQVLFRDLEGTKLVPEHHTDTLTGVPAEVAGPMTYDAQRGWDRVVYCLLVNHIAELLAALADLHPEAEAALWARVRDTLRTYADRSGCPPRLAALLAGVPLPAKANLLTRWERKADREAGYVRLPSPLAEDILRDTPRSTR
- a CDS encoding bifunctional 5,10-methylenetetrahydrofolate dehydrogenase/5,10-methenyltetrahydrofolate cyclohydrolase; the protein is MSQARPARLMDGTSLARRIVEDTAKKAADLIDRTGTTPCLATVLVGADPASVTYVRMKQNRCRKAGIESRHVELPAATTTGELVAALRALSDDSGVHGILLQHPMGEHIDERAAFEAIAPEKDVDGVTFASFATMSFGLPGFVSCTPGGIMRLLDEYEVDPSGRRAVVVGRSAILGKPVGMLLLGRDATVTYCHSRTADLPSAVREADIVVAAVGRPRLIRGEDIKPGAVVIDAGYNPGNIGDVDFDSAVERAGLITPVPGGVGPMTIATLLEQTVDAAARQLGPGRRIRSGDSFGA
- a CDS encoding nuclear transport factor 2 family protein encodes the protein MGTAANPAFDTEALRRGIEGQDATALLSLYADDAELRVVDRNTQPSHPMVKHGRDEIGAMLNDVYGRDMTHKLEQVIVQGDQVAYTESCEYPDGVRVLASAMLSLRDGKIVDQTVLQAWDEEGG
- a CDS encoding CU044_5270 family protein, whose protein sequence is MPDELDLLRGANPVPADGPHFGDGPLDHDAERRLNQLLYGSGPFSRRRTRWTWSLATIAVVAATALTLLFAGPNTTPAVAAPRPLLVQAGSTPVPLARMAELADAAAEDGSPKLLKGTHVQTWSMGMSEDKPPITLPVERVVRWQADASHTELVVATDPRHPGRPVLSEGDGEPGLVEDGHVISEQTFGPSWSDAPPESTPPHDPGRLEAYLQEAQYQSTALTTPELLDAVRVLLDHWTLGAREDAAVARLLADAEGLRPVGGVTDRLGRPGQAYVYDGHGSRQMLIMEPVTGAVLGLENTATTAEPEWGLKAGDVMDYSAWMR
- a CDS encoding RNA polymerase sigma factor; translation: MSNDETFAAAYREHYWAVSRYVARRLDGRTSDVEEVVADVFTVAWRRRGDLPASPLPWLYGVARNCLANAVRGQGRRRRLVDRLGNDETAHGRQVVASPDAESPGAWVHEALARLTQADQEVLRLTAWEELAVDEVAVALGCGTRAAAMRLHRARRRLRTEIDRMRPALAADVNSSKEHGHA
- a CDS encoding type III PLP-dependent enzyme, with product MTLAVRDHALSLPASELPAYVYDLTELRSHAAMVRAALPERVELYYAAKANPEPEILAALSPYVDGYEVSSGGELAHVADAVPGRPLAFGGPGKTPDEVLSALKLGVDRFHVESEHELRMLAELTRQVGPGHRAAVLVRVNIPVSDGSLAGSSLTMGGRPTPFGLDPAGAAPVLRALTDGTYPQLELRGVHAHLASGLDAREQLAVAESVVTWAAGLGVCLAEVNVGGGMAVDYAAPADRFDWAAFGRGLAWLTEAYPELTLRIEPGRALTAYCGWYATEVLDVKRSHGEEFAVVRGGTHHLRTPATKGHDQPCTVLPVDTWPYPWPRPEAEDSRVTLAGQLCTPKDVLARRVPAPGLRAGDRVLFSLAGAYAWNISHHDFLMHPRPGFHFLGTEPGAANQPG